In Vicia villosa cultivar HV-30 ecotype Madison, WI linkage group LG7, Vvil1.0, whole genome shotgun sequence, the DNA window tgtctcctgagaagtacttctcgagtagtttattgatacagtcgggcataattcagattcacttgcatggtgactggttgagaaaaaaaaagagatataaagttggcaccaaatgatgaaaaggcggtaaaaggcaatcggctcgctaagttgggtaaccctcacccggttattcagcccaaaggagattgatccccaaacgtcgtccaaaaggacaatatataactgcaaagtttgaaaatttcatcggtaataaaaagtagcaaatgctgctagtttggtgccacgaaaagaaaataagaagccttgattcgtctcatgcaggtgataaGTATTATAAGAGATGTAGTGCCTTAtaatgattgtccgaatgaaagaggaggaaaatcggaaagagacttaagtgcaaagcatagttggagaggtatccgaaacgggagctcgaGGTTTAATATGGTAACAAAaatcgtcgcgtcatgtgaatgccgaaccaaatgtttcttgatcaatacagctggatatctcacgtatgaacaccgtgtgctttgagggtcattaacttttgtaattgtcgcttgaggtcaagcaacggtttaagtttgggggagtttgatcagtggttttcacacatatatttaccgttgtttttaagtatgtttaagttatgttattgagtgttttatttcttaattctacattttatgctttggttgtgtattttactgtttgcatgcttaaaggaataaatcgagacaaatcaatgccaaaaagtacaaaaagaggagtttcgaaggaagtgaaaagtcaagctacatgaggtctgacacgaccacctctGTCACCTGAAATTgaccgtgttaggatgaagcgtggccaagaaaatgcaaaagagatgaaagtcaaggggctgacacgactcgtgttagcaggtgtgagatctagaaattttcagcatgtttcgcatcgtgacaggtgtgtagtattttgatcataactagagcttcgtaactccgattgacgcggttccaatggcaaaattttgctaacgaaaagggctacaactttgatgaagaacacaaagccaaattatgaagttaaggtCTCACAaggaccgtgttaatcaacacggccacccgtgttgaaatgtggctggaaatgcgagtttgaaccaaagtcagaggatcaacacgggcgcccgtgtgcaggaacacggcccgtgttgatgagcgcgggctgaatatgtgtttttaagcttcctcactcaaatgggatcattaagggtattcttggcatttggtttcaaccgggatgaaagattgattataaaaacaactttagggcaagaaaGAAGGGACTTTTTGGCCGAGAGAAgaaacacgattgaagattggagaaaacaagggtttgggagagaagaagattttcatgaacggaagcgattgaatatcaactatcatctcaattcttgtaatgtctctattttatattttgttttctttgaacgatatgagtagctaatccccaatgctagggggtgtccctaattggatcatgtaatgactttgaattcttgatttcctcaattgcatgttttattattcaatttgattatacaatgtttttatgctttctttgtcggacaaacaaggattgatttacggttaacgatttgctggaccgcggttgttaaggtttttgtacgattagactatagtagatatcacctaggactagggataccctatagttaccggttaactcttgataacataaaggcttgatttcatcataattctctaagggcttaggatttaggatgaatgttcaaaggttttcccgctaaggaattaggggaaaatatcctaaagggctggtaattgaatagtatgaacttgttgaggagatcttAATCCAatgttattacaggaacaatcacacactatacccctagcataatactcatatttgtcaaaaagtcaatttacttttctgcttattttaattattgtttagtgacaatttgcaaacaaaaccccaatattagtttttgtttaattgatctataatttgaactcgatattactacgcagtccttgagatcgacattcggggaatttccctattattactacagaggcaaaatagtacacttgctattttaccgatcacctcacaattactcgatgtcctcggcaaacttgaaacaaaatccatcgagatactatcccacttccactcgggaatagataacggttgcatcaaaccagacggtttttgatgttcaatctttgacttttggcaagtcaaacaagaatacacaaattctgctatgtccttcttcataccttgccaccaaaacattttcctcagatcttgatacattttagtagcgcccggatgaatacttaaaccacttctatgtccttcctcaagaatcctctttctcaaatccgcaacatctggaacacaaactcgatcacgacacttcataataccattctcatcaattcgaaAGTCACCACctcttccttgattaatcaatgtgaaTCGATCAACCAAACCCAAATCAGATTTCTGTCCTTCTCgaatctcatccaaaataccactagtaagcttcaacataccaagcttcacACCACTAGAAGTCTCTTCGCATaacaaactcaagtctctaaattgttccaataATTCAAACTCTCgaaccatcaacatagacatgtgtaatgacttcctactcaatgcatcggctacaacattcgctttaccaggatggtagttTAGACCAAAAtcgtagtccttcaagaattccaaccatcttctttgtctcatattcaactctttctgatcgaacaagtacttcaagctcttgtgatcactaaacacatcaaaccttgatccaaacaaataatgtctccaaagctttaacacaaacaccacagccgccaactccaaatcatgtgtaggataattcctctcatgaactttgagttgccttgaagcataagctacaacttgtcctcTTTGCATTAGAACACCTCCCAATCCCAacaaagaagcatcacaatataccacgaAAGGTTCTAACGGATCCAGTAAAATCAAAATGGGAGcagaagtcaatcttctcttGAGTTCTTGGAAATTctcttcacattgcgaagtccaaataaaggcttgaccctttctagtcaactgcgtcaacggtaacgacaacttcgaaaacccttcaatgaacttcctgtaataaccagccaaaccaagaaaacttctaatctcagcaaCAAACTTAGGTGCCTCCCATTGGGATACAGCCTCAATCTTCGAAGgatcaacagaaatacctccacttgaaatcacatgcccgagaaagcttacttcacttaaccaaaactcacatttagatagcttagcaaacaacttcttctctttcaacacggaTAGAACAACTCTCAAGTGCTCAGCAtgctcttcttcactcttagagtaaatcaagatgtcatcaatgaataccacaacaaacttatccagatagccatgaaagatcctattcatatattccatgaacacaccaggtgcattagtcacaccaaacggcatcaccgaatattcgtaatgaccatacctcgtccgaAAAGAAGTTTTCTGAATATCCTCAGCTCTAACGCGAATCTGATGATAACCAGACCTCaagtcaatcttgctaaacacacatgctccaaccaactgatccatcaagtcatcaattctcggAAGTGGATATCGGTTCTCaattgtcactttgttcaattgcctataatcaacacataatctcatcgaaccttctttcttcttgaccaaaagaacaggtgcaccccacggagatacactaggacgaataaatctcttctcaagcaactcttcaagttgactcttcaactctttcaactcagaagcagacatcctatatggagccatcgatacggGACTAGTTCCAAgaactaaatcaatcaaaaactcAACTTCTCGTTCTGGTGGTAAATCAATTATATCatcaggaaatacctccgcaaatTCACAAACTATAGGCAATTCCTCGATGGTTCTCTTCTCGCGCACATCTAAGGTTGCtaacaacataaacaattcagcTCCACTCTGAACTAATTCGTCGACTTGCTTAGCGGACAAGAATAAATCTTCTTTAACATAATTctcaggaaagatgaccgtcttattaaaacagttgatatgcacacgattaaattccaaccaattcatgcccaaaatcacatcaagttgttcTAAGGGAAGGCAAACTAAATCGATCCCGAAATccctaccaaagatactcaatggACAATTCAGACAtacataagaagtagaaacagaacccatagcaggtgtatcaataaccatacttctacgcatatcagataatacaagattcaatcttctagcacaatccaaggaaatgaaagaatgtgccgcaccagtatcaataatagcaatcaaaggtgtaccattaatgaagcacgtACCTTAAATTAGCCTCTCATCAGTAGTGGCTCCCGCACCAGACAATGCGAACACTTTTCCTTttgcttgctccttctttggcttgtcaCATTTTGTACTAACGTGGCCTTTCTCTCCACATTTGAAACAAGTCACATTCGAACCACCTCTACAATTAGTAGCTATGTGACCatacttgccacacttgaaacaagtagtaACCTCTTTCTTGCACTCAGCAGCTTTATGACCCTCAACTCCACATCTGAAGCACTTAGGTGAATTAGAAGATCCTCCCcaacttggcttcttgccaaaaccagcttGTTTCCTCTtatcatcatacggtttcccacaaTCCTGATTCTTTCCTTTCAAAATCTTGTAGATAGAGGAACTCtctctactatcctcatcataaatccgactcttgttaaccaactcagtaaaacgggtaatctgttggtaaccaatagccttcttgatatcatgtctcaagccattcacaaacttcaaacatttAGATCTCTCAGCATTAGCAGTATTATAGTggggacaatacttgataagctcctgaaacttagcagcataaacagcaacagtaccatttccttgcttcaactcaaggaactccacctctttcttcCCACGACAATCTTCAGGAAAATAGTTCTCCAAGAAAACATCAcggaaaagatcccaagtaacttcaattccatcttcttcaaacctCTGAAGAGTGTTGTTCCACCAATcttcagcttccttttccagcatatgagtaccaaactgcactctctgAGCATCAGTACAGTTCATAACTCTGAAGATCTTATCAATCGCCTTCagccaagcttgagctttatcagGTTCATGTTCACCTTCAAAaacaggaggattgttcctctagaATCTCCCTAAAGCACGATACTCATCATCATCTCCGTTTCGGTTACCAGCATTCGCTTGAGGAATCTGACCAATAGAGCCAGCCAACATCCTCAACGCctcagcaatagcatcatcattcctgcctgcaaccatcgtcctagtcaaccaaacaaccagacaaacagtatcgatcgtgtcagatacacaaatcaaatacaacaagATAAGAAAACATTAAAGACTATtaaccaactggtcgaccatgctctgataccactaatgtaacaccctctTTTTATACCCCataatatttaacatataatcagagaataacatgcatatacttcaaaagggcgtcacattgatgATTTTAGAAGAattaaaaaccttaaaaaaactgacagcatttatctacacagcacaatactcctggtcatttaataacactcaatatcaaatcacaatttaacctggatatgcattcacagcggaaatatatgatactcatgtgacttataatgattcatgtcccataccatgatcatacatcaaCTAGTAGTCTCaattcaacataaaacataatcaaaaggtttggcttgtaagcctctcaaaagacatgtaaccaataaataagttcacaagtcatagcataatacatacgcaATTATAACATGACTTCAATACACctaatctacccagtgttacgtgaccagagcatcgactcactacctagtctccaatcactacaaaaaaaaggtctcctgccacgcccaagaaaccgaggctatatgcaaaataaccgtggcgtaacgctgaggccacggtttggccacggaaatccaacggtggagtatgcggccgtggcctaaagtaaagtccacggttttttggtatagaccacgcctttttgacaaccgtggcttttttaggccacggtttaggtagcttgattaaggtcGCGGTTCGTATTTGCCATGACTgcaaaactgtggctatatggtaaagccacggtttcaatttaacgtttacgatgcagttttggttcaagatatagccacagtttggttatgaccacatatttaaaaccgttgttatatgttatgctttctaaaccatttatcttgccacggtttatttctgtatcattacataaatatgtcattatatatatatatatatatatatatatatatatatatatatatatatatatatatatatatatatatatatatatatatatatatatatatatatatataacattgtaAACTAAAATAACCATCACTAAAATAATTTAAGTTCTTGCCcaattttcattttcaaattcCAATCACTAAAACTGATTTCagtactgtggtgtcgttttctttacctccccgtttcacttgggaggacggcacgctagacccttcacgcgaaatttggaaggagaatgcgcccgtggtgggatgaattttgtttcagttcttcctacgatatcacacgaactttcttatttgtcctacgagtaggaaaggggaaaaaagatctcaactaaaccctaggagtttgctaagtgtggggatttcacctagactagaaattctggagtccggggggtcggttatacatagggaagtgtttaaacaccctacatatctgtagtactctacaggaaccttctctgtgtcatttgtgtttgtgcttattgctaatgattgggaaagtttctcctttgtattaggagaaggaattgaattattttgaaaagacagacagatagacagactgactatttttggtattttattagctcgctgagattccttgtgaacctcatgcctacatatccctagtggaagtcagagcttaatgtagttcggggaactaactagggaaattaatgatttttggtgccttgcttgaagctcaaggttgaagcttggaattaaatctctgtttacagtaaagagacatgaaattatctctacagagaggtattaatactattctaccacaaacattttgaaggagtgacagaataactgaattcatttcattcaagagggggaccttacttgtgtgtacaagtatgccagtcagatgcctcttaaatgaaagaaagatgctcgtccaaattagggaaagttagcacatgtctgggttttactgccagctcatgcctttcaaaatcctaaatgggagacttgattgaaattgaaattgaaattgaaatgtttgtttgtttgaatgtggtagaatagtaaaaatatctctctatagagataagctatgtctatctactgtataaaagatttgactttagctggcttgaatgaggcccaagcttgaggctttttgattgattaattaatgattatttgactctgggagatgactccactgggggttaattacagggtatttttgtgttctgtacaaagcccagaattgaggctgactctgtttagggaaagtctatttgatggattttatttggtgttctgtacaaagcccagaattgaggctgactctacttagggagactctatttgtgtgccttgtacaaagcccaaggttgtggctgactgctgagaaaATTGGGTTTTTTAGATTATGACTCTATTTtgatgtgccttgtacaaagcccaaggttgtggcggactctttttttaatgaattgagtatggatgactctatggggaaagatcctaagtgttaggaatctttgacacatgaaaatatgatttatctgccttgtacaaagcccaaggttgtggctactgagtaatgaagaactcactggggagactctattatctgccttgtacaatgcccaaggttgaggctgactcttgacaggggagttttattatttggtgccttgtatgaagcccaaggttgaggctaactgtttttgttggttttgactctactggagagatTTTacttattaaaagactgtttttctttggaagctaaccctttccagggattttgactcagctggagaatttgtctactaaaagactgactttatcatgtttttgtttgttttggaggctgaccctttccaggggttttgactcttttgggaaaattatctcctaagagaaatgaacctttattttatttattaactgatttttggaggctaaccctttccagggattttgttaaagaataaaagaatgtgttggaggctaaccctttccagggatttttgaaatgattaatttgggtagcactccattaattattaaggatgaaaagattggcagaaagattatctagtggagacttcttgtttaaagcccaagatgaaggctgactcaatgctgaggatgaccaaaacatagatcctagactctactaaggaggattgatgaagataagggtgacagagactgtccatgtctctcattccaaaaggtgtactcaatgtaaaattgagacaaacttagcttgtttaaagtctggtttaaattggaagaaactcaccagggtaggctaaaaggtgactaaagacctgttcctatgtttataagaaacctgatgggtccttgtatacaagctcaagaggaagctggaaatgcttttaagaagcctgtgggtccttgtacaaagcccaagaggaggctaatcgagggtccttgttatagcacaagagaaagctatgtagttttgaacttattttggctctaagcaaatgggtaagaggtttcaccgggaataattcctctttgggtggatgtgccctattatttttggattctaaggtttttgccaagatgtttcaccgggaataattcatcttggggttttgaactacagatctctaattaggaaagagccttcaccgggaagacattctcaatcctaggccatattcctataatatatatatatagtttactgtcctagggtttacactcaaacgtagtcctaaacaaatatatgtatatatgcacagtttatatttgacagtaatttaaacaaagactgtaaattgaaagcttgtaaagcctaacctggatggagtggaggcctttgaagaagtatgtacagagcctcaacagtatttttgttgttttgttgataacagttgaatatatatgataaacagttaatggtttttgaaaacagaagaagtgaagatggacaaaggtcacataggtatctgaagagtttcaccgggaataatgcccttcaaataccagaagaatgttttgaaaacagaaagaagattttgaaaatacagttttgaaaacaagctaagaagagaaggtttttgggacttacactctattagaggcccagtactttacagtactggttatgacaaaagtttgaaaatgatttggaatgatatgaggttttgttgtttgaaaacctaaatcatccgtttaatcagagattgaaaacagttttgaatattgacaaaagtcaacttaatcaaagtaaaaataaagatttttacttaattaagacctaaacaattagggttttatcataaaatttatttacaaaatgattaggttaaaacaaagtgaatatatgtatttaaagtattttagaaaacacttaaatatactattttaaacctaataaaaatatatgaaataaataatatttttatgattttttttttattattcacaaaataggtatattaaatgataagtgtgtgaaaaatgaagtgaaaataaattaatttgataggttaaataaatatgtgaagtttgtgagaaaatgaaagaaattgtgtgtgaaaaaaaaagttttggcccttggagggtttgaacccacgccctctaggttacacactcaaaacaaacaccactgagccaacgcgcgtgtgatgatagtaacttgcattcaattcattatattttaaaacaagtagcaaaacattgaaaaataaatgaaacaaaaagtctggggcgagggggattcgaaccccagacttgtggcatgatgagactaagggcgcatgtgtggccagtagggcaagttgttcagtcgttaataaaacgcatacctttcaaaataaaataaactctcccctgagaattcaaatttgcgcgccaccaccatcttcgtcttcaacctcaagctcaacatttttgaatttctgaactcactcatttctcaaccatttgccacgatgtaaacatgaaacttgctctaaattcactcacgattctaaatatgtaactaacatgaactaatattaactacatctaactaatttaccagaaatcgtgaagaaccctaaaatttcaaaattaaattaaatgactatactgaaagataaatggatgatgatagagggttttcaatcctctgatgatgctgaacaagatagaatcgagctatttcacaaagagtacttaaattaaagaggtggagttcagaaacttacctctgaaaatggagatcgtgaggatgattgagagcaactgggcttgaatgaatgatctcaacagcttccctgagactcaatgatgataactgaatgcttattggagcttgaatcctcctgaattgctctatggtcctccctcgatttcagcttcaagtgaacatggaggttgttgaatttggagttacagatgagctgcagccatctggttagcttcactatgacctgaggagtgtgtctggatgattggcttgccttgaaaccttctgaatcactccatggacctccaactgcaaatgctccaaagtgagagcaacaatggtgttcctccacctacagaagtgatccaggtgcttggatcacctcaaatgacctcccttgagatgttagaatgctcacttctcaaagataagctctggtttgaagaaaacgattcttcttgccaaagaactttgaaaaacaatgaacaagaggagagaaagagaaagcaaggaatatggttgctttggtgtgttttctgaatgagaatgaggcctctatttataggcaaatgtctcagtactgattgggagagtgagcttgcttagtgaagcaagtttggtttcttagccatgaagaaatttcaaagaatatccaagtgtgatcattgcattttcgagccacctcccctatccattgattctatctgatcttaggggacaattcagatgcaaagtgagctctaattggctggtgagaagattccttgggtgattcatcaatttgc includes these proteins:
- the LOC131618950 gene encoding uncharacterized protein LOC131618950, which produces MNCTDAQRVQFGTHMLEKEAEDWWNNTLQRFEEDGIEVTWDLFRDVFLENYFPEDCRGKKEDSRESSSIYKILKGKNQDCGKPYDDKRKQAGFGKKPSWGGSSNSPKCFRCGVEGHKAAECKKEVTTCFKCGKYGHIATNCRGGSNVTCFKCGEKGHVSTKCDKPKKEQAKGKVFALSGAGATTDERLI